A window from Kiritimatiellia bacterium encodes these proteins:
- a CDS encoding type II toxin-antitoxin system HicA family toxin, protein MCRLLEHQGWSLRRIKGSHHIYSKPGERWIITVPVHGNQSLKPGLCRAILKMAGIEELKPCSSVNRKINQR, encoded by the coding sequence ATGTGCCGGTTGCTTGAACATCAGGGGTGGTCCTTGCGCCGGATAAAAGGCAGTCATCATATCTACTCGAAACCCGGCGAACGCTGGATAATAACCGTGCCGGTGCACGGTAATCAAAGCCTGAAACCGGGACTGTGCCGCGCAATATTGAAAATGGCCGGGATCGAAGAACTAAAGCCGTGTTCTTCAGTTAACCGAAAGATAAACCAGAGGTGA